One genomic segment of Alphaproteobacteria bacterium HT1-32 includes these proteins:
- a CDS encoding PBP1A family penicillin-binding protein, which yields MAEKSKKPGSRTRKTSARRKPAETKKSRASGAETAEKTRRKPRKQPAARKRRSVIGLLASWTLVAMIWGSVAVGGALVWYGWDLPDIDEAVAEGRRPAVTVLAGDGSRIVSFGDVFGLPVQAHELPAHLKQAVIATEDRRFYDHFGVDPIGIARAMVTNLSSGRVRQGGSTLTQQLAKNLFLSPERTIKRKVQEVMLSVWLEHKFTKDQILTIYLNRVYLGTGVYGVDAAARRYFNKPATRLSLYEGAAIAGMLKAPSRYNPAASETASRERTAVVLDNMVNAGFIDPATAGKAASGQGVASSGDPGGLARHFADWVMDRAPAFAPVGGKDLTVITTIEPELQRVAEQMLAGALKKEGKARGISSGAVVILRPDGAIAAMVGGPSYARSQYNMAVQARRQPGSAFKPVVFLAALESGMSPGDRVEDRPFTLGTWAPRNFDRRFRGPVSLTDALADSLNVPTARLYKRVGHDRVVEVARRLGFVSDFPRDATISLGTADASLLELTTAYAVFANAGGTVLPYGIREIRSRDGETLYRRPVTGWSAAVNGRQVADMHAMLRAVIDRGTGKKARINRPAGGKSGTSQSFRDAWFVGYTADYAAGVWMGAGDSGEMDKVTGGSLPAELWRDLMMVAHKGLPPRNLPLPAAPPASEPVVTAPEEPGLLDRLLERLASG from the coding sequence ATGGCGGAGAAGTCAAAAAAACCGGGTTCCCGAACCAGAAAAACTTCGGCACGGCGTAAACCTGCCGAAACGAAGAAGAGTCGTGCCTCCGGCGCTGAGACAGCGGAGAAAACCAGACGAAAACCCAGAAAGCAGCCGGCTGCCAGAAAACGCCGTTCGGTCATTGGCCTGCTGGCAAGCTGGACGCTGGTGGCAATGATCTGGGGATCGGTTGCTGTTGGCGGTGCGCTGGTCTGGTATGGCTGGGATTTGCCGGACATTGATGAGGCAGTGGCTGAAGGTCGCCGTCCGGCTGTGACGGTGCTGGCCGGAGATGGCAGCCGTATCGTGTCGTTCGGTGATGTTTTCGGTCTGCCGGTGCAGGCGCATGAATTGCCTGCACATCTGAAGCAGGCTGTCATCGCAACCGAGGACAGGCGTTTTTATGACCATTTCGGTGTCGATCCCATCGGGATAGCCCGTGCGATGGTGACAAATCTGTCGTCCGGGCGGGTACGGCAGGGCGGCAGTACCCTGACCCAGCAGCTTGCCAAGAACCTGTTCCTCTCACCAGAGCGCACGATCAAGCGCAAGGTGCAGGAGGTCATGTTGTCGGTCTGGCTGGAACATAAATTTACCAAGGACCAGATCCTCACGATCTATCTGAACCGGGTCTATCTTGGCACGGGTGTCTATGGGGTGGATGCTGCGGCCCGCCGGTATTTCAATAAACCGGCGACAAGGCTCAGCCTGTATGAAGGTGCAGCGATTGCCGGGATGCTGAAAGCACCCAGTCGTTACAATCCGGCCGCCAGTGAGACCGCATCGCGGGAGCGCACAGCTGTCGTGCTCGACAATATGGTCAATGCCGGGTTCATCGATCCGGCAACCGCCGGCAAGGCGGCTTCCGGTCAGGGTGTGGCCAGCAGTGGTGATCCGGGCGGGCTTGCCCGGCACTTTGCGGACTGGGTGATGGACCGCGCGCCTGCCTTTGCCCCGGTCGGTGGCAAGGATCTGACAGTTATCACGACGATTGAGCCGGAATTGCAGCGCGTTGCCGAACAGATGCTGGCCGGGGCTTTGAAGAAAGAGGGCAAGGCCCGCGGCATCAGCAGCGGAGCGGTCGTGATCTTGCGTCCGGATGGGGCGATTGCCGCCATGGTCGGTGGCCCCTCCTATGCCCGCAGTCAGTATAATATGGCTGTTCAGGCACGGCGGCAGCCGGGGTCGGCTTTCAAGCCGGTGGTTTTTCTGGCGGCGCTGGAATCAGGTATGTCACCGGGAGACAGGGTTGAAGACAGACCCTTCACGCTGGGCACCTGGGCACCCCGGAATTTTGACCGCAGATTTCGCGGACCGGTCAGCCTGACAGATGCGCTGGCAGATTCCCTGAACGTACCAACGGCGCGGCTGTACAAACGGGTCGGTCATGACCGTGTTGTCGAAGTTGCCCGGCGACTGGGCTTCGTCTCTGATTTCCCGCGTGATGCGACGATTTCGCTGGGGACCGCAGATGCCAGCCTGCTGGAACTGACAACGGCCTATGCCGTCTTCGCAAATGCGGGTGGCACGGTTCTGCCTTATGGCATTCGCGAGATCAGAAGCCGGGATGGAGAAACGCTTTACCGTCGGCCGGTGACCGGCTGGAGCGCGGCCGTGAATGGCCGTCAGGTTGCGGACATGCATGCTATGCTGCGGGCTGTGATTGACCGGGGTACGGGAAAGAAGGCCCGGATCAACCGCCCTGCGGGGGGCAAGTCCGGGACCAGCCAGTCCTTCCGGGATGCCTGGTTTGTCGGGTATACCGCCGATTATGCTGCCGGCGTCTGGATGGGAGCCGGCGACAGCGGGGAAATGGACAAGGTAACCGGCGGGTCTTTACCGGCGGAGTTGTGGCGTGATCTCATGATGGTTGCTCACAAGGGGCTGCCGCCGCGAAACCTGCCGCTGCCAGCCGCACCACCGGCATCCGAGCCTGTGGTTACGGCGCCGGAGGAACCGGGTCTGCTGGATCGTCTTTTGGAACGTCTTGCATCTGGCTGA
- a CDS encoding Bcr/CflA family efflux MFS transporter — MPESKSLIVTILLVMLTAMGPVTTDLYLPSLPSLTTDLSTNVATAQLTLSVFMIGFALSQIIYGPLSDRFGRRPVVIIGFSLYTLASIACAFAWNIETLIIARFFQAVGGCSGVVIARAAVRDIYGPRESARVLALLGAAMGLAPAISPVIGGFIHKFYGWTGNFMALTLYGAVTVIMAFLIFAETNRHKDPTALNPRAMARNFAALATARRFVGYSLTNTFIFASLFTFISGSSFVYIDVYDIPPEDFWIYFSACPLGYVLGSLTSARLSRRVGPDSLILAGVLFGTVTSLIGMAAMGLGADGPVTITLSVIGVFVAVGMVMPNSIASAIAPYPKMAGAASSLLGLVQMTVGATAGIIVGITFDGTAWPMMFLLSLMNISGLTAYLLLIRARGLSQMQDVPKDDPADPVPPAP; from the coding sequence ATGCCGGAATCGAAATCCCTGATCGTCACCATCCTGCTGGTAATGCTGACAGCAATGGGGCCGGTGACCACCGACCTTTACCTGCCGTCACTGCCGTCGCTGACGACAGACCTGAGTACCAATGTCGCCACGGCACAGCTGACCCTCAGCGTGTTCATGATCGGCTTTGCCCTGTCGCAGATCATCTACGGTCCGCTGTCGGATCGTTTTGGCCGCCGGCCGGTCGTCATCATCGGATTTTCACTCTATACGCTGGCCAGTATCGCCTGTGCCTTCGCCTGGAATATCGAAACGCTGATTATTGCCCGGTTCTTTCAGGCCGTCGGAGGCTGTTCCGGCGTCGTCATTGCCCGCGCTGCCGTACGCGATATTTACGGCCCCAGGGAGTCCGCCCGCGTGCTCGCCCTGCTGGGTGCTGCAATGGGTCTGGCCCCGGCCATTTCACCGGTCATCGGCGGCTTCATCCACAAGTTCTACGGCTGGACCGGAAATTTCATGGCGCTGACACTCTATGGTGCCGTGACCGTCATCATGGCCTTCCTGATCTTCGCTGAAACCAACCGTCACAAAGACCCGACCGCACTGAACCCGCGGGCAATGGCACGCAACTTTGCCGCGCTGGCAACCGCCCGCCGGTTTGTTGGCTACAGCCTGACCAATACCTTCATCTTTGCCAGCCTGTTCACCTTCATCTCCGGCTCGTCCTTCGTCTATATCGATGTCTATGACATCCCGCCGGAAGACTTCTGGATCTATTTCTCCGCCTGCCCGCTCGGCTATGTCCTGGGCAGCCTGACCTCTGCACGACTGTCACGCAGGGTCGGACCAGACAGTCTGATTCTGGCAGGCGTCCTGTTCGGTACCGTCACGTCGCTGATTGGTATGGCTGCGATGGGGCTGGGTGCTGACGGTCCGGTTACCATTACATTATCTGTTATCGGCGTCTTCGTCGCAGTTGGCATGGTCATGCCGAACAGCATTGCCTCGGCCATTGCCCCCTATCCGAAAATGGCCGGTGCCGCATCCTCGCTGCTGGGACTGGTCCAGATGACTGTCGGTGCAACCGCCGGGATTATTGTCGGCATTACCTTCGACGGCACTGCCTGGCCGATGATGTTTCTGCTCTCGCTGATGAATATCAGCGGCCTGACGGCCTATCTGCTGCTGATCCGGGCGCGCGGTCTCAGCCAGATGCAAGACGTTCCAAAAGACGATCCAGCAGACCCGGTTCCTCCGGCGCCGTAA